In the Trichoderma atroviride chromosome 4, complete sequence genome, TTGTCCGCATGATTAATGCTCCATGGACGAGAATGAGAAGGCGACTGCATCGTGGCATAACATCCTTCTGCTCGCTCCCTCTGCGGTATGCTTGGCAAAGACCTGTCGGCTAATGTTGGAGTTATAGCTATCGACACGTCCAAGCAAGTTCCCCCCCGCTGCTGTCAACAAGCCCGGCGCCACTGCAGACCACGTTGCTGGTCAAGGCGGACCTTCGACCAACTACGCCGTGCAGCCACCAAATCTaggagctccagctgctccaacTGCTCAAGAAATCTCTTCTGAGCTACAGGTCCAGCATCACGATCCAGCGATGGCCCCAGCCCAGGGCGAAGCCAGGCACAACCCGGGTAAGCTTTACTCTTGTCGTATTCCAGCCTATTGAGCTTGAAAACTGATCATCATGCTCTCTCGTAGCCCAGTACCCCCCGGTGAAGCTTGTTTCCTctcagcctcctccaccGGTGTCTCCCACTCGGTACCAGATGCCGCCACCTTTCCAACCGGCCCACCCTTCAATGGGCATCGCAGCGAACGGGGATTTGTCTCGTGGCCCCAGGCATCCTTTGCCAAATGGCCCCCTTCATATGCACCAAGCTCACCCCAGCAACGGTAGTATTCACTTCGGAGTGTATCACGACTCTCAAAGCTCCTCGCCGGCTCCACCTCACTCTGGGGGTATTGTTCCACCTCCTGGTATGCCCATGCCTGACGGACGTCCGCATCCCATGATGCCTCACAATGGAGGTGGATTCCCGCCAATGATGCCATATATGACTGACATGATGCCTGTTGCCAACTTTGACGGCTATGGCCGGCCGATTGCCTATGCGCCAATGGAGTCGTACCACCAGTACGGCAATGCGATGGGCCAGTCAACGCCGCTCAGCTTCCATGACTCCCAGTCCTCGGCTcacgctgaagaagctcccATGTATAACCAGTATCGACCTGCACCTCTACccaatggcgctgctgggccgGGCGACGAGGCTCAAGCTCAAAATCAACCGGGGAGGGCGTTCAGGCCACCGGATTATTCCCAAATGATGCCCAACCACGGCCTGCCTCCCCATATGGCACAGGGTGACGATGCCGATGGACTTTTGGGctacttgcagcagcaatttgCCTCGCCTGAATTTGCCGATTGCACTTTGGAGCTCCGGTACACGGACGACAGGGCTGCGCCTGTGCGGATCCCTGGCCATAAACTCATATTCGCCCGCAGCTCCcatctcttcaatctcctgcAGACTCAAGCTTTTCAATCGTCCCCCAACGACAGATCTCTGCAAACGATTCTCATTGAGACAGGCAGTAAATGGATCCGCTCAGATTCCTTTTACATGGCTGTTCAGCGTCTGTACGGGCTACCACGATTCCAAGCTcccccgcctcctcctcaacgCGTGGGTATGGAACCAGGTGACGTGATTGCCGCTGGATCAATCAATGAACAGATTGGTTTT is a window encoding:
- a CDS encoding uncharacterized protein (EggNog:ENOG41), producing the protein MAPAQGEARHNPAQYPPVKLVSSQPPPPVSPTRYQMPPPFQPAHPSMGIAANGDLSRGPRHPLPNGPLHMHQAHPSNGSIHFGVYHDSQSSSPAPPHSGGIVPPPGMPMPDGRPHPMMPHNGGGFPPMMPYMTDMMPVANFDGYGRPIAYAPMESYHQYGNAMGQSTPLSFHDSQSSAHAEEAPMYNQYRPAPLPNGAAGPGDEAQAQNQPGRAFRPPDYSQMMPNHGLPPHMAQGDDADGLLGYLQQQFASPEFADCTLELRYTDDRAAPVRIPGHKLIFARSSHLFNLLQTQAFQSSPNDRSLQTILIETGSKWIRSDSFYMAVQRLYGLPRFQAPPPPPQRVGMEPGDVIAAGSINEQIGFAISYAAAGQLLAWPSVVRRGCEIATHLLSWETLETVLEFALDGYQDKGSHDVYKYESGSPVLLSAIVTFIVHNFPSHFNFDTEAVELAPYSRFPINPPPLTKGSSGDRETLSAPTEGSHVQLGKGRRPQKINGIQFGDLSFSEGKNMAEANTPRAARAAQPISVSILSRILLEIPFRQLKRILESSGSGNVNGWANAESRYRIIKIAVEERESRRRRVLEAVVSGEVPEAEPIRQGLCSPEPRDLGWWTALGWQEELLPYGNPDGPTLARKWVPLVGLQSGPMSNIPEYP